The Pelodiscus sinensis isolate JC-2024 chromosome 24, ASM4963464v1, whole genome shotgun sequence genomic interval ACATAGGCTCGTACCAGCCCCGTCCCACTTCACTCTGTGCCCCAGGGGAGCCGTCGAGCTCGGACGAGGACGCCCTGTACTGCGAGGACAAGGAGAACGAGGCGCCGCCCAAGAGCCAGCCGCACCTGCGCTTTGAGCTCAGCAGCGAGGACGGGTTCAGCGTGCAGGCGGAGAGCGTGGAGGGTACCGTGGGTCACCGGGGCGCTGGCTCTGAGCAGccccagggcggggtgggggtgccagGCAGCCCGGCGGCTcatgctgccccctgctctctccccaggTGCCTGGAAGGCCGTGATTGAGAAGGTGCAGGAGGCCCGAGCCAACGCCCGCCTGAAGCACCTCTCATTTGCTGGTGAGTGTGGAGAGCCCTGGCCTGGGCCTCGgagggcaaggggggcaggaACCAGGCTCCCTGGGTtctctgggcagggtgggggaaggggtaggagctgggccccagcaggttgggagaaggggggaggagcttggcCCAGGCTCcggcaggtgggggaaggggcgggagctgggccccagcagggtgggagaaggggggaggagcttggcCCGGGCTccggcagggcgggggaaggggcgggagcCGGGACccagcagggtgggagaaggggggaggaggttggCCCGGGCTccggcagggcgggggaaggggcgggagctgggccccagcagggtgggagaaggggggaggaggttggCCCGGGCTCcagcagggcgggggaaggggcgggagctgggccccagcagggtgggagaaggggggaggaggttggCCCGGGCTccggcagggtgggggaaggggcgggagcCGGGCCCCAGCAGGGTGGGAATAGGGGGGAGGAGGTTGGCCCGGGCTCcggcaggtgggggaaggggcgggagcCGGGCTGTGGCCTGCGGGGCTGACGGGGTCTCCCCAGGCATGAACGGGGTGCGCCTGCTGGGCATGCACCACGACGCCGTCACCTTCCTGGTGGAGCAGCTGCACGGCGCCAAGTCCTGCCACAAGTACAAGTTCCGCTACCACcagcacgaggaggaggaggagccgctGCCCCTGAACCCCAGCGGCTGCGCCCGCGCCGAGGTCTACGTCAGGTGGGGCCGAGGggcgtgtgccggggggggggcaggtggggccgAGGGGCGTGTGCCGAGGTCTACGTCAGGTGGGTCCGAGGGgcgtgtgctggggggggcaggtggggtgggggctggctggttctctaaccctgcccctcccctcccctcccaggaaaTGCACCTTCGACATGTTCAACTTCTTGGCGTCCCAGCACCGCACGCTGCCCGAGGGCGGCACCTACgacgaggaggaggacgaggTGCAGCTGAAATCCACCAGGTAGCCACTtagggagccaggacgcctgggttctgtgccccgggggggttggggttgcctgcggggagggggggggggaaggttgccCAGGCCACGAGCAGGCTGGTCTGATGGGCAGTGTCCCACTCTCTCCAGACGAGCCACCAGCCTGGAGCTGCCCATGGCCATGCGCTTCCGGCACCTCAAGAGAACCTCCAAGGAGGCTGTGGGCGTGTACAGGTagtggccccacccccgactCCCTGCCAACCCTGGGGATGCCCATGGCTCCAcccacatggggaggggaggggggcgggagcgaACGTGGGTATCTGGCCCCCTGCTCTGTTTGCTCCGGGGACACTCGGCCCGTTACGCCTGCCCtgcgctgtggcgctcggctagcgctgcctgtgccccgcccccccaggtcGGCAATCCACGGGCGTGGGCTGTTCTGCAAGCGCACCATCGAGGCGGGCGAGATGGTCATCGAGTACTCGGGCATCGTCATCCGCTCCGTGCTGACCGACAAGCGGGAGAAGTACTACGACGGCAAGGTGTGGgcggggaggagctgctgggggggggggggcgggatggggTTGCAGAGGGGGGGTTGCCAGCTTGCAGGGgggcggctggggcaggggttgctgGCCCATGGGGGAGCGGGGTTGCCAGCTCGTGGGGGGTCTCTGGCCCACGAGGAAGCCGGGGGTTGCTGGCCCACGGGGGAGCGGGGTTGCCAGCtcgtgggggggtctctggcccaCGAGGGAGGTGGGGGTTGCTGGCCCACGGGGGAGCAGGGTTGCCAGCTCGTGGGGGGTCTCTGGCCCACGAGGAAGCCGGGGGTTGCTGGCCCACGGGGGAGCGGGGTTGCCAGCTcgtggggggtctctggcacacGAGGGAGGTGGGGGTTGCTGGTCCACGGGGGAGCGGGGTTGCCAGCTCGTGGGGGGTCTCTGGCCCACGAGGGAGGTGGGGGTTGCTGGCCCACGGGGGAGCGGGGTTGCCAGCTCGTGGGGGGTCTCTGGCCCACGAGGGAGGTGGGGGTTGCTGGCCAGGGTTCAcctgtgacctgccccctccttcccccagggcaTCGGCTGCTACATGTTCCGCATCGACGACTTCGACGTGGTGGACGCCACGATGCACGGCAACGCCGCCCGCTTCATCAACCACTCGTGCGAGCCCAACTGCTACTCCCGCGTCATCCACGTGGAGGGGCAGAAGCACATCGTGATCTTCGCCCTGCGGCGCATCTTCCGCGGCGAGGAGCTCACCTACGACTACAAGTTCCCCATCGAGGACGCCGGCTCCAAGCTGCCCTGCAACTGCGGGGCCAAGCGCTGCCGCCGCTTCCTGAACTAGCCCCCcgcctggggggcagagctcgGGACGCCCCCTGTCCTGGCCAGGGCCTGGAGGCTGGGATCAGCCCTCTCCAGAGCCTCCTGGCTTCCTGCtacctccccccgctccccctcttctcctcctgccctcctgcagcccagggtggaggagaggggggggagtCCAGCTGCTCGACACCCCCAGACGCTGGCCGGGCACGGGAGGCCCCAGCATctgtcccgggggcagggctcgGTGCCTCCGACTGCtgtgatttcccctccccagcccagggcagcttGTGGCTCTGGCCCCCTCTTCCACAGCAGAGGAGCAAGACTTGATGTGGGGCAGGCCCCTTAGCAACAGGGTCTGGCCTCCTTTTGCAGAGCCCccatgggggctgggctggggtgcacCGTAACCCCCCCAATCTGCACTAGCAGAGGCACAGGGGTGGGGTGtgtgcccagccccccacttccctgaGTCTGGACTCCCAGTGCCCCCTAGGGGGCTGCTTTCCTTTTTGTACGGGGAGGgtgtgagtgggggtgggggaccagGACAGGCCCCCTGCAACCCCCCCACCCTGTAGATATTTGTACAGATGTTTCTAAACCTGTTTATTTTCTatgcacttttttatttaaagtGGCAAGTcggccctgtgcccccagcctcgccccgttggtataattttaaataaatggcCATTTTCACATGCTGAGCTCttcctggggcggggctgggaaagGGGGTGTGCTGACATGGGGCTGGGAACGACTCTGCTGCTTGGCCTGGGCCggctgcagctccctgctccctcccccctccccctagagggcttgtgcctgctgctctgggctggTGCTGTGTGGTGGTATGTGCGGCTGTtcctcaccccagaggtggctgcatcttggTGCTGGGCGGTTTTCCCTGGGCTGGCTGCAtctcccaggcccctgccctggctcagTGTGGGTCTCTGTCTGGGACAGGGAGTCAGTATCAGGGTCTGCAGAGtgtccccagcccctcctgctggccTCAGCCTGGGGAGGTAGCGTCTGGCAGCTTGTCCCTCACCCCTCTCCAGCAGGGGCCAGTCCTGCTGTCATGGCTGCCCGGAGCCCTCTAACCCTGCCCCATGCTtgagggggagcagtggggagcctggCCCAGCACGGGTAGGGGCTGGAGTGCAGGCGCCAGGATGAACAATGGCCTGGCTTGTTTCCTTCCTCCAGCCAGGGCCCCTGGGGGTTGTACCAGGCCCAGGGGGACACCTCACTCTCTCCAGCACCTGCAGAGCATCCTTGCGCCCCATGGCGTCCAGCAGCCCGGCCAGCTGCCCCAGCGTGGCCTCGGGCTGGCGGGCAGCCACAGTCTCCAGCGTGGCACGCAGGGGGCTGCGGGTGCTGCGCAGGGAGTAGGTGTAGTTGATCCAGGTGGCGGAGAGGCCGTAGCGGGAGGCCAGGTGCCGGGTgccccccccggccttgccctcagGGTCCAGCAGCATGATCAGTTCCTCCAGCACGTCGGCATCATCCAGCAGGTGCTGCAGCGGCAGcccccacaggctggggggggcaggtgtggtgagctgggccccaggagcagccgggcaggactggggggcaccACACCTGCCAGCACGGCCGGCAGAGCCAGCTGTCTCCTCAGCACTCAGCAAGGAACCTGGGGCAGGAAGGTGTGAGGTTGAGCCCTGGCCCTCAAGGATGAGGTTAGAATACAGCTGCCAAGGAACAGAGCTCCGCCCCCAGagtcaggccccaccccctgccctaggAGCCCCGCCTCCCAGGATATGAGCTCCTGGTACTTAGAGCAACCCTGCCCTGGGGGCTGGCCCCTCCCACAGCACTCctagctgctgcctctttccaATGACAACGGGTAGCAGATAGGCCAGCTGTGGGCCTGGCAGGCAGTGGGTGGGATGGCCATGGGGCGGGTGGGCAGTGGGTGGGATGGTGGGGGACTGACAGGCAGTGGGTGTGTAGGGGGTGGCCAGGGCGTTggctggcagtgggggtggggtggctgtggggttgGTGACTGAGGCTTGCTGGCTGGCAGTGgggtggccgtggggctggctggcaatAGGGGGGTGGTGGGACTGGTGCTATGAGGCTGGCTGGCAGAGGATGTGGGGTAGCTGGTGGGGATGGGGCGGCTGTGGGGTTGGCACCCATGAGAATGGCTGGCTGTGGGGGTGAGGCCACTGTGGGGCTGGCCGGCCAGCCGGCCATGGGAGTGGGgcggccgtggggctggctggctactcaccctgctgggggcagcgaCCCTGCTGCGTCCAGATGAAGAGGGCGATGGCCGCCGTGAGCAGCAGCGTGGTCAGGATCACAACCCAGATGCCGTAGCCtgcaggggggacagggtgacagGGCAGCTCCAGCGCCTGCggccccaggcagtggggctgctgtGGGCACCGCCTGGAGGGGGCCCAGGGACTCCGGCCTTGCCCCGGGGAGGCAGAGCCCAGGTACCTGCCGGGTTGCTGGGGAACAggtgctgagggagctgggtggTGGCTGGAGCTGAGCCCAGTGCCTGGCCCGTGGCCGCTGTAGCTGAAAGGcgcggggggggctgaggggcagccCCCGACCAGCTCGTGGGGGGAGGGCCTGAGGACACAGCAGCAGGGGCCTGAAAGGCAGAGCCAGGCAAGAGAATTAACTCAGCTGGACCCCTCCCAGTCTGAATAGCTTCCCCTGcctccgctctaaccactaggcccccttccctgaggccagacccaggcctcctggctcccagcacctaCCTCCATTGGGCTGCTGCAGTTGCTGGTGGCTAGGGCCATAGGGGGACACTGCTTGGG includes:
- the IGFLR1 gene encoding IGF-like family receptor 1 isoform X4, which codes for MSSKSALREVRQPSQLWETSRKRAHARQGGAPGGRGWGRTQAGRSQPIPHTHSALPCCCPCCSACCPVPAPAAPPCPAAAATCTFGTRQPRPVSPVQPVTATSSCVAATGSSWEVPGPVLCPPQAVSPYGPSHQQLQQPNGGYGIWVVILTTLLLTAAIALFIWTQQGSLLSAEETAGSAGRAGRCGAPQSCPAAPGAQLTTPAPPSLWGLPLQHLLDDADVLEELIMLLDPEGKAGGGTRHLASRYGLSATWINYTYSLRSTRSPLRATLETVAARQPEATLGQLAGLLDAMGRKDALQVLERVRCPPGPGTTPRGPGWRKETSQAIVHPGACTPAPTRAGPGSPLLPLKHGAGLEGSGQP
- the IGFLR1 gene encoding IGF-like family receptor 1 isoform X3, which codes for MSSKSALREVRQPSQLWETSRKRAHARQGGAPGGRGWGRTQAGRSQPIPHTHSALPCCCPCCSACCPVPAPAAPPCPAAAATCTFGTRQPRPVSPVQPVTATSSCVAATGSSWEVPGPVLCPPQAVSPYGPSHQQLQQPNGGYGIWVVILTTLLLTAAIALFIWTQQGRCPQQGSLLSAEETAGSAGRAGRCGAPQSCPAAPGAQLTTPAPPSLWGLPLQHLLDDADVLEELIMLLDPEGKAGGGTRHLASRYGLSATWINYTYSLRSTRSPLRATLETVAARQPEATLGQLAGLLDAMGRKDALQVLERVRCPPGPGTTPRGPGWRKETSQAIVHPGACTPAPTRAGPGSPLLPLKHGAGLEGSGQP
- the IGFLR1 gene encoding IGF-like family receptor 1 isoform X5, with the translated sequence MSSKSALREVRQPSQLWETSRKRAHARQGGAPGGRGWGRTQAGRQLLGPAGRCQDRCCVPPKQCPPMALATSNCSSPMEAPAAVSSGPPPTSWSGAAPQPPPRLSATAATGQALGSAPATTQLPQHLFPSNPAGYGIWVVILTTLLLTAAIALFIWTQQGRCPQQGSLLSAEETAGSAGRAGRCGAPQSCPAAPGAQLTTPAPPSLWGLPLQHLLDDADVLEELIMLLDPEGKAGGGTRHLASRYGLSATWINYTYSLRSTRSPLRATLETVAARQPEATLGQLAGLLDAMGRKDALQVLERVRCPPGPGTTPRGPGWRKETSQAIVHPGACTPAPTRAGPGSPLLPLKHGAGLEGSGQP
- the IGFLR1 gene encoding IGF-like family receptor 1 isoform X2; translated protein: MLLPLLLCLLPGACASRAPVSSRCSHLHFWNQTAQACVPCATGYSHVQLRGRQFTVNCGVRDTGGRFASPSQACPPGSFNNGTFLLCQPCSACPASVPFVPCTPESNTQCCPPGQLLGPAGRCQDRCCVPPKQCPPMALATSNCSSPMEAPAAVSSGPPPTSWSGAAPQPPPRLSATAATGQALGSAPATTQLPQHLFPSNPAGYGIWVVILTTLLLTAAIALFIWTQQGSLLSAEETAGSAGRAGRCGAPQSCPAAPGAQLTTPAPPSLWGLPLQHLLDDADVLEELIMLLDPEGKAGGGTRHLASRYGLSATWINYTYSLRSTRSPLRATLETVAARQPEATLGQLAGLLDAMGRKDALQVLERVRCPPGPGTTPRGPGWRKETSQAIVHPGACTPAPTRAGPGSPLLPLKHGAGLEGSGQP
- the IGFLR1 gene encoding IGF-like family receptor 1 isoform X1, producing the protein MLLPLLLCLLPGACASRAPVSSRCSHLHFWNQTAQACVPCATGYSHVQLRGRQFTVNCGVRDTGGRFASPSQACPPGSFNNGTFLLCQPCSACPASVPFVPCTPESNTQCCPPGQLLGPAGRCQDRCCVPPKQCPPMALATSNCSSPMEAPAAVSSGPPPTSWSGAAPQPPPRLSATAATGQALGSAPATTQLPQHLFPSNPAGYGIWVVILTTLLLTAAIALFIWTQQGRCPQQGSLLSAEETAGSAGRAGRCGAPQSCPAAPGAQLTTPAPPSLWGLPLQHLLDDADVLEELIMLLDPEGKAGGGTRHLASRYGLSATWINYTYSLRSTRSPLRATLETVAARQPEATLGQLAGLLDAMGRKDALQVLERVRCPPGPGTTPRGPGWRKETSQAIVHPGACTPAPTRAGPGSPLLPLKHGAGLEGSGQP
- the IGFLR1 gene encoding IGF-like family receptor 1 isoform X6, with the protein product MSSKSALREVRQPSQLWETSRKRAHARSQPIPHTHSALPCCCPCCSACCPVPAPAAPPCPAAAATCTFGTRQPRPVSPVQPVTATSSCVAATGSSWEVPGPVLCPPQAVSPYGPSHQQLQQPNGGYGIWVVILTTLLLTAAIALFIWTQQGRCPQQGSLLSAEETAGSAGRAGRCGAPQSCPAAPGAQLTTPAPPSLWGLPLQHLLDDADVLEELIMLLDPEGKAGGGTRHLASRYGLSATWINYTYSLRSTRSPLRATLETVAARQPEATLGQLAGLLDAMGRKDALQVLERVRCPPGPGTTPRGPGWRKETSQAIVHPGACTPAPTRAGPGSPLLPLKHGAGLEGSGQP